One segment of Thermococcus profundus DNA contains the following:
- a CDS encoding STT3 domain-containing protein, translating to MVKTDVKKKRKKEKEKTKHPKQTKKESEELKKLAGMYPRLKTYGLALIVLLVAYYGYLIRMKTAKLKYLVDPDTFYHFEMFRQAVKHGIPSYFPMAEPPTGIKVSGSLGLYVIPAKAYSLIFSHLGYSELEFFKMWTPLMGALTIIGIYLLGKKLHSDWTGFWAAVFLAFSYANYTKTYAGNARGEAPFLMFFVFALLAMTYYLDDDANLLDFKRSWKKLTWGALFVLLSWLFMMSWQGSEFGLGVLLAFMAVHPIVLFTFGRIRELKKFTYEFYPLMLVILLGALPLTGISLIGYKPFLIFSIEVYFAVVALTAVMLFGENVGLNYSDKKHRFGTVLGVGLLGFIGAYAYFGRSLWKFFGSAYQSNPLYQTVAELARPNWGYVKNVFSIHYSGGAGQDGMLYIFSLLGFLVLIIRMGWKLRKGDITSYKEIFLATYYTAATYLLWTAVRFSFQASGAVILLAGLLFGEMIVAVETMKDTLGTKAMYAIVLILLLLPLPVIGARDMGKMADAQASSEAVPKSWQDTLLWLRNNSNPLDSATSWWDYGYWIESSLLSDRRASTDGGHAYDRRYILADFFSHSGNEAEQDFEAWGLNYLIAWQSDIYKFNAISYLGGAITYGEYKHNPMFMPVGPQYGSSIVFDNQSKTYYVRVAYRNGQVLQYVPDTIIDMSTGSVYQNKQSNVPYVLYKFSPGFGVLAYDKIAYSNFVQLAFIYLNPRNITESMKLRANFKLVKAEGGVNTYKFQPFAVYRIDMLTNGTIENGTWQQVYSTFMPTKLPIGDHTFRIYISAFGRDVKDGTLIFEAYKNGTLIQKEVLARNLHIDHLNETPITVTLSVPNATSYRMVLLQDGPIGVLDGPVKVNGKEVNPSFPIAPGQSGDMSLTAAFRKDYENVNLTLRASVVYYVTPNGGDIYSDKFYLEPHQDIIAYVPVKSLSVKAGDNEVTAHVSVPKDVFDAYIEKLKEKYGDNVVIYKKRLETVFITQKEYVVWEG from the coding sequence AAACTCGCCGGAATGTATCCTAGGCTGAAAACCTACGGACTGGCCCTGATCGTCCTCCTCGTTGCATACTACGGGTACTTGATAAGGATGAAAACGGCAAAGCTCAAGTATCTCGTTGATCCGGATACGTTCTACCACTTCGAGATGTTCAGGCAGGCCGTAAAGCACGGCATCCCGAGCTACTTCCCGATGGCGGAGCCCCCGACGGGAATAAAAGTCAGCGGCTCCCTCGGTCTCTACGTTATCCCCGCGAAGGCCTACAGCCTGATCTTCAGTCACCTTGGATACTCAGAGCTGGAGTTCTTCAAGATGTGGACACCCCTAATGGGTGCACTGACGATCATAGGGATCTACCTCCTAGGGAAGAAGCTTCACTCAGACTGGACTGGCTTCTGGGCGGCGGTGTTCCTGGCGTTCTCCTACGCCAACTACACCAAGACCTACGCGGGAAACGCGAGGGGTGAGGCACCCTTCCTGATGTTCTTCGTCTTCGCCCTGCTCGCGATGACCTACTACCTCGACGACGATGCCAACCTCCTCGACTTCAAGAGGTCTTGGAAGAAGCTCACCTGGGGTGCGCTGTTCGTCCTCCTCAGCTGGCTCTTCATGATGAGCTGGCAGGGAAGCGAGTTCGGTCTCGGCGTACTGCTGGCATTCATGGCAGTTCACCCGATAGTCCTCTTTACGTTCGGAAGGATAAGGGAGCTCAAGAAGTTCACGTACGAGTTCTATCCACTGATGCTTGTCATCCTCCTGGGAGCCCTTCCGCTGACCGGCATCTCGCTCATCGGCTACAAACCGTTCCTAATATTCTCCATTGAAGTTTACTTTGCAGTGGTTGCACTCACCGCAGTAATGCTCTTCGGTGAAAATGTCGGCCTCAACTACTCGGACAAGAAGCACAGGTTCGGAACGGTTCTCGGCGTCGGCCTTCTCGGCTTCATAGGGGCTTACGCTTACTTCGGAAGGAGTCTCTGGAAGTTCTTCGGAAGCGCGTACCAGTCCAACCCGCTTTACCAGACGGTTGCAGAGCTCGCCAGGCCCAACTGGGGCTATGTAAAGAACGTCTTCAGCATTCACTACAGCGGAGGCGCCGGTCAGGACGGTATGCTCTACATATTCTCCCTGCTGGGCTTCCTCGTGCTCATAATCAGGATGGGCTGGAAGCTCCGCAAAGGGGACATCACTAGCTACAAGGAGATATTCCTCGCCACGTACTACACCGCGGCAACTTACCTCCTCTGGACGGCGGTTAGATTCAGCTTCCAGGCCTCTGGAGCAGTCATACTTCTAGCCGGCCTTCTCTTCGGTGAGATGATAGTGGCAGTTGAAACCATGAAAGACACCCTAGGTACGAAGGCGATGTACGCCATCGTCCTCATCCTGCTTCTCCTGCCGCTCCCGGTGATCGGTGCGAGGGACATGGGCAAGATGGCAGATGCACAGGCTTCGAGTGAGGCAGTCCCGAAGAGCTGGCAGGACACCCTCCTCTGGCTCAGGAACAACAGCAACCCGCTCGACAGCGCTACGAGCTGGTGGGACTACGGCTACTGGATAGAGTCCAGCCTGCTGAGCGACAGGAGGGCCTCAACGGACGGTGGCCATGCCTACGACAGGAGGTACATCCTGGCGGACTTCTTCTCCCACAGCGGAAACGAGGCGGAGCAGGACTTTGAGGCATGGGGACTCAACTACCTGATAGCCTGGCAGAGCGATATCTACAAGTTCAACGCCATAAGCTACCTGGGTGGTGCGATAACCTACGGCGAGTACAAGCACAACCCGATGTTCATGCCGGTCGGACCCCAGTACGGCTCCTCGATAGTGTTCGACAACCAGAGCAAGACCTACTACGTCAGGGTCGCCTACAGGAACGGTCAGGTTCTGCAGTACGTACCGGACACGATCATAGACATGAGCACGGGCTCGGTGTACCAGAACAAACAGTCCAACGTGCCCTACGTCCTCTACAAGTTCTCGCCGGGTTTTGGAGTGCTAGCCTACGATAAGATCGCCTACAGCAACTTCGTTCAGCTGGCCTTCATCTACCTGAACCCGAGGAACATCACCGAGTCCATGAAGCTCAGGGCCAACTTCAAGCTCGTGAAGGCCGAAGGAGGCGTCAACACCTACAAGTTCCAGCCCTTTGCCGTTTACAGGATAGACATGCTCACCAACGGGACGATCGAGAACGGAACTTGGCAGCAGGTTTACTCCACGTTCATGCCCACAAAGCTTCCGATAGGCGACCACACCTTCAGGATTTACATATCGGCCTTTGGAAGGGACGTCAAGGACGGAACCCTGATATTCGAGGCCTACAAGAACGGAACCCTGATACAGAAAGAGGTGCTCGCCCGGAACCTCCACATCGACCACCTAAACGAGACCCCCATAACCGTGACCCTCAGCGTTCCCAACGCCACCAGCTACCGCATGGTTCTCCTCCAGGACGGTCCTATTGGAGTCCTCGATGGACCAGTCAAGGTTAACGGGAAGGAGGTCAACCCGAGCTTCCCGATAGCTCCGGGGCAGAGCGGCGATATGAGCCTCACCGCAGCCTTCAGGAAAGACTACGAGAACGTCAACCTAACCCTGAGGGCGAGCGTGGTCTACTACGTCACACCTAACGGAGGGGACATCTACAGCGACAAATTCTACCTCGAACCCCACCAGGACATTATAGCGTACGTCCCAGTGAAGAGCCTGAGCGTCAAGGCGGGGGACAACGAAGTAACCGCCCACGTCAGCGTTCCGAAAGATGTGTTCGATGCGTACATCGAAAAGCTCAAAGAGAAGTACGGGGACAACGTTGTCATCTACAAGAAGAGACTAGAGACCGTATTCATAACCCAGAAGGAGTACGTTGTGTGGGAGGGGTGA
- a CDS encoding ParB/RepB/Spo0J family partition protein → MSGIRLITREEAVKRAERIRDEYRTISGIEFEVERKFISLEEVVPTQSELSEKKLLVVLQEIKHGYDAPIIVLPHAGRYYILDGHHRAFALKKLGVMEVEALVLVPRGKFIPGIVKTAEKSGLRRLEDMKIRRG, encoded by the coding sequence GTGAGCGGAATACGACTCATAACACGGGAAGAAGCCGTAAAGCGGGCCGAGCGCATAAGGGACGAGTATAGGACTATCTCGGGGATTGAGTTCGAAGTGGAGCGGAAGTTCATCTCCCTGGAAGAAGTGGTGCCGACTCAGTCCGAGCTGAGCGAGAAAAAGCTTCTAGTGGTTCTTCAGGAGATAAAACACGGCTACGATGCCCCCATCATCGTTCTCCCCCACGCAGGGAGGTACTACATTCTTGACGGCCATCACAGGGCCTTTGCCCTCAAGAAGCTCGGCGTTATGGAAGTAGAGGCCCTGGTGCTCGTCCCAAGGGGGAAGTTCATCCCAGGAATTGTGAAGACCGCCGAGAAGAGCGGACTTAGAAGGCTCGAAGATATGAAAATCCGGAGGGGATGA
- a CDS encoding adenylate kinase, translating into MNILIFGPPGSGKSTHSRRIVEEYGLAYISSGDLIRREIERKSSLGVEMEAYLSRGDLIPDTIVNTLIISKLRRRREGFILDGYPRTPEQVIALENYLYDHGIRLDLAVEIFIDEETSVERISGRRICPNCGAVYHVKYNPPKVPGICDVCGSKLIQRADDREEVVRKRYHIYVRNMEPIIKFYRAKGIYVRVDGDGPISEVWKRIQPLLDYIHAREEKRKEHE; encoded by the coding sequence ATGAACATACTGATATTCGGTCCCCCGGGTTCCGGGAAGAGCACTCACTCGCGGAGGATAGTCGAGGAATACGGCCTTGCCTACATTTCCTCCGGAGATCTGATAAGGAGGGAGATCGAGCGAAAGAGTTCCCTTGGGGTTGAGATGGAAGCTTATCTCAGCAGGGGAGACCTCATACCTGACACGATAGTCAACACCCTGATAATCTCAAAACTCCGCAGAAGGAGGGAGGGCTTCATACTAGATGGCTACCCGAGAACTCCGGAGCAGGTTATAGCCCTTGAGAACTACCTCTACGATCACGGAATAAGGCTGGATCTTGCAGTGGAGATATTCATCGATGAGGAGACAAGCGTCGAGAGGATATCGGGCAGGAGGATATGCCCGAACTGTGGGGCGGTTTACCACGTTAAGTACAACCCCCCGAAGGTTCCAGGAATCTGCGACGTCTGCGGCTCAAAGCTAATTCAGAGGGCCGACGATAGAGAGGAAGTCGTTAGGAAGCGCTATCACATCTACGTCAGAAACATGGAGCCCATAATAAAGTTCTACAGGGCCAAGGGCATCTACGTCCGGGTCGATGGGGACGGTCCCATATCCGAGGTCTGGAAGAGGATCCAGCCCCTCCTTGACTACATCCACGCCCGCGAGGAGAAGAGGAAGGAGCACGAGTGA
- a CDS encoding single- stranded DNA-binding family protein: MKLSTGYVRASGYAHKVRRVLFALVRRRVEPKEVVRAAGELNQRIFDRLVEMKVDKADVIRVTVPFSIRDGQIVWDYENLEIEVYRREEEENLARAMEEVEARERELEERIKEVEEVALRLKELSEELLERIERLKEEHTSLKIKAEE; the protein is encoded by the coding sequence ATGAAGCTGAGTACAGGCTATGTGAGGGCAAGTGGCTACGCGCATAAAGTACGGAGGGTGCTCTTCGCCCTGGTCCGGAGGAGGGTGGAGCCCAAAGAGGTAGTCAGGGCCGCAGGAGAGCTTAACCAGCGCATCTTCGACAGACTGGTTGAAATGAAGGTCGACAAGGCAGACGTCATCAGGGTGACGGTTCCGTTCTCAATAAGGGATGGACAAATAGTGTGGGACTACGAAAACCTTGAGATCGAGGTCTACAGGAGGGAGGAAGAGGAAAACCTGGCCAGGGCCATGGAAGAGGTCGAGGCACGCGAGAGGGAGCTCGAGGAGAGAATAAAGGAAGTCGAAGAAGTGGCTTTAAGGCTGAAAGAGCTCTCAGAAGAGCTTCTTGAAAGGATCGAGCGCCTTAAGGAGGAGCACACCTCACTAAAAATCAAGGCAGAGGAATGA
- a CDS encoding carbon starvation CstA family protein, whose protein sequence is MNSAVVILLAATIYVAMYFTYGKSLQNKVVRADPNRPTPAHRLYDGVDYVPAHPLVLYGHHFASIAGAGPIVGPAVAMAWGWLPGLIWVWFGNVFIGAVHDYLALMSSVRYDGKSIQWIAGKLMSKRTGIAFELYIWFALLLVVAAFTAVIAGIFTKTPEAATAALLFLVSAMIVGWLMYKTSLHFAGATVIGLILVAISVWLGFMFPIHASFHAWATFLLFYIIIAASLPVWILLQPRDYLNAYILWFGLILGGLAFILVGSKGTFTAPAYTTWSAHVVGGKPSPFWPTIPLVIACGALSGFHSIVGSGTSSKQLDNEIHGLMVGYGGMFTEGFLSTIVIASISVYGIKVFADAGITINASNWAVIYAPKVAKVVGKVGIFAKSYAYGLQDAFGIPYKTGAVFASLWVSAFALTSLDTATRLGRFAWQEVFGMVVDTSQGFWKTVTNKWVASTVIAILGVALAWGNQWLILWPAFSGMNQMLASIAMMTAALWVAKVQRAGKWSWAVLIPALFLWITVTLALGWFLVEVVPGISTPLTKYSVGLITIVGLLLNFLLAWDFWIAWKRPAEEYEAAKA, encoded by the coding sequence ATGAACTCTGCTGTAGTTATTCTGCTGGCCGCGACCATCTACGTGGCCATGTACTTCACCTACGGAAAGAGCCTTCAGAACAAAGTGGTACGTGCAGACCCCAACAGGCCCACACCGGCACACAGGCTCTACGATGGAGTGGACTACGTTCCAGCGCACCCGCTTGTCCTCTACGGACACCACTTCGCATCGATAGCAGGAGCAGGCCCAATCGTCGGCCCAGCAGTTGCAATGGCCTGGGGATGGCTCCCGGGACTGATCTGGGTCTGGTTCGGAAACGTCTTCATTGGTGCCGTCCATGACTATCTCGCACTGATGTCATCTGTCCGCTACGATGGTAAGTCCATCCAGTGGATTGCAGGAAAGCTCATGAGCAAGAGAACCGGTATAGCCTTCGAGCTCTACATCTGGTTCGCACTGCTCCTAGTTGTGGCGGCGTTCACAGCCGTTATCGCGGGTATCTTCACGAAGACCCCCGAGGCGGCGACCGCAGCACTGCTCTTCCTAGTCTCGGCCATGATAGTCGGTTGGCTCATGTACAAGACGAGCCTGCACTTCGCTGGAGCAACGGTTATAGGCCTAATCCTCGTGGCCATCTCAGTATGGCTAGGCTTCATGTTCCCGATACACGCGAGCTTCCACGCATGGGCAACGTTCCTGCTGTTCTACATCATAATTGCGGCATCGCTACCAGTGTGGATACTACTACAGCCCAGGGACTACCTCAACGCCTACATCCTGTGGTTCGGCCTCATACTCGGTGGACTGGCGTTCATCCTCGTCGGCAGTAAGGGAACCTTCACAGCCCCTGCATACACAACCTGGAGCGCTCACGTCGTCGGAGGCAAGCCCTCGCCGTTCTGGCCCACGATACCGCTCGTTATTGCCTGTGGTGCCCTCAGTGGATTCCACTCGATAGTCGGCTCTGGAACCTCGTCGAAGCAGCTCGACAACGAGATACACGGCCTCATGGTCGGCTACGGCGGAATGTTCACCGAGGGCTTCCTTTCAACAATTGTCATAGCCTCAATATCAGTCTATGGAATTAAGGTCTTCGCTGACGCTGGAATAACCATAAACGCCTCCAACTGGGCCGTCATCTACGCCCCCAAGGTGGCCAAGGTAGTCGGTAAGGTCGGCATCTTCGCCAAGAGTTACGCATATGGACTGCAGGACGCCTTTGGAATACCGTACAAGACAGGTGCAGTCTTTGCCAGCCTCTGGGTCTCGGCCTTCGCCTTGACGTCACTCGACACCGCCACCAGGCTTGGAAGGTTCGCCTGGCAGGAAGTCTTTGGAATGGTCGTTGACACCAGCCAGGGCTTCTGGAAGACCGTTACCAACAAGTGGGTCGCTTCAACTGTCATTGCAATACTCGGTGTCGCCCTTGCCTGGGGCAACCAGTGGCTCATCCTCTGGCCGGCATTCAGCGGTATGAACCAGATGCTCGCGAGCATTGCAATGATGACCGCCGCCCTCTGGGTTGCCAAAGTACAGAGAGCTGGTAAGTGGAGCTGGGCCGTTCTCATTCCAGCGCTCTTCCTGTGGATCACGGTAACGTTGGCGCTTGGATGGTTCCTCGTGGAAGTCGTACCGGGAATAAGCACACCGCTCACGAAGTACTCAGTGGGCCTGATAACCATCGTCGGCCTGCTCCTGAACTTCCTCCTGGCCTGGGACTTCTGGATCGCTTGGAAGAGGCCAGCAGAGGAGTACGAGGCCGCAAAGGCCTGA
- a CDS encoding ArsA family ATPase, with protein MREFLLPKEGFRTVFVIGKGGVGKTTTSAALSVALAKRGYKTLIVSLDPAHNLGDVFMTKLTDEPKKLAENLYASELDMEKLIKGYLKHLEDNLKHMYRYLTVINLEKYFEVLSFSPGIEEYATLEAIRNILLKGDEWDVIIFDTPPTGLTLRVLALPRISLIWADKLIEIRRKILERRRMIAKVHGDQKFVLEGQEFTLPKDEEEDPVMKELRKYRKEVEFVEDVLTDPGRTSVIAVMNPEMLPLYETRRAHESLRKFKVPFNMIVINKVISVEREIPEIKVKLEAQERVLREIMAEFKDVEIVKVPMFPEEPRGLERLEKLGGMVVEG; from the coding sequence ATGAGGGAATTCCTGCTTCCGAAGGAAGGATTCAGGACGGTGTTCGTGATAGGGAAGGGGGGCGTTGGAAAAACGACGACCAGCGCCGCACTCTCGGTCGCCCTCGCGAAGAGGGGCTACAAAACACTGATAGTATCCCTCGATCCAGCGCACAACCTAGGCGACGTTTTTATGACAAAGCTCACTGACGAGCCCAAGAAGCTCGCAGAGAACCTCTACGCCAGCGAGCTGGACATGGAGAAGCTCATCAAGGGCTACCTCAAGCACCTTGAGGACAACCTCAAACATATGTACCGCTACCTGACCGTTATAAACCTGGAGAAGTACTTTGAGGTTCTCAGCTTCTCACCGGGAATAGAGGAGTATGCGACGCTTGAGGCGATAAGGAACATCCTGCTCAAAGGAGACGAATGGGACGTGATAATCTTTGACACCCCGCCGACTGGACTGACTCTGCGCGTTCTGGCACTTCCGCGCATTTCCCTCATATGGGCCGATAAGCTCATCGAAATCAGGAGAAAGATCCTCGAAAGGAGAAGAATGATAGCAAAGGTTCACGGCGATCAGAAGTTCGTGCTTGAGGGACAGGAGTTCACCCTCCCCAAGGACGAGGAGGAAGACCCCGTAATGAAGGAGCTGAGGAAGTACAGAAAAGAGGTAGAGTTCGTCGAGGACGTCCTAACCGATCCCGGAAGGACGAGCGTGATCGCGGTGATGAACCCGGAGATGCTGCCGCTGTACGAGACTAGAAGGGCTCACGAGAGCCTGAGGAAGTTCAAAGTGCCCTTCAACATGATAGTGATCAACAAGGTAATATCAGTTGAGCGGGAGATACCTGAGATAAAGGTCAAGCTCGAAGCCCAGGAGAGGGTTCTAAGGGAGATAATGGCAGAGTTCAAAGACGTTGAAATAGTAAAGGTGCCGATGTTCCCGGAGGAGCCCAGGGGCTTGGAGAGGCTGGAAAAGCTCGGAGGTATGGTGGTTGAGGGCTGA
- a CDS encoding iron-sulfur cluster assembly protein — protein sequence MRAEDILELLKGVKNPFTNMDIVSEGLVTKIEVEEEEGKVTIYVAFARNTPLHPFAMAVNWPIQARIVRDMVNVLEDRLGYFEIVDDTTLQRYYPLDETEV from the coding sequence TTGAGGGCTGAAGATATTTTGGAGCTCCTGAAGGGCGTGAAAAATCCTTTCACGAACATGGATATAGTAAGTGAAGGACTCGTCACGAAGATCGAAGTCGAGGAGGAGGAAGGGAAAGTCACCATATACGTTGCCTTTGCCAGGAACACGCCCCTTCACCCCTTTGCCATGGCCGTCAACTGGCCGATCCAGGCCAGGATAGTCCGGGACATGGTAAACGTTTTAGAGGATAGGCTGGGATACTTTGAGATAGTTGACGACACAACCCTGCAGAGGTATTACCCACTCGATGAAACGGAGGTATGA
- a CDS encoding alpha/beta hydrolase: protein MEIYKAKFGTPERGWVVLVHGLGEHSGRYGKLISMLNEAGFGVYTFDWPGHGKSPGKRGHTSVEEAMEIIDSIIEELSEKPFLFGHSLGGLTVIRYAETRPDKIRGVVASSPALAKSPKTPGFMVALAKVLGRITPGLILSNGIDPNLLSRNPDAVKHYIEDPLVHDRISAKLGMSIFKNMEKAHREAGRIRVPVLLLVGTGDIITPPEGSRKLFEKLTVKNKEIREFKGAYHEVFEDPEWGEEFHRTIVEWLVGHSERA from the coding sequence ATGGAAATCTACAAGGCCAAATTTGGAACTCCCGAAAGGGGATGGGTCGTCCTCGTCCACGGCCTCGGGGAGCACAGCGGCAGGTATGGAAAGCTGATCTCAATGCTCAACGAAGCCGGCTTTGGGGTTTATACCTTCGACTGGCCAGGACACGGCAAAAGTCCGGGGAAAAGGGGCCACACAAGCGTCGAAGAAGCTATGGAAATAATTGATTCAATAATTGAAGAATTGAGTGAAAAGCCCTTCCTCTTTGGTCACAGTCTCGGAGGTCTAACCGTCATCCGCTACGCCGAGACGAGGCCGGACAAGATACGGGGCGTCGTTGCTTCATCTCCTGCACTCGCAAAAAGCCCCAAGACTCCGGGCTTCATGGTGGCCCTCGCTAAAGTCCTGGGGAGAATAACCCCCGGCCTCATCCTCTCCAACGGCATCGATCCCAATCTCCTCTCCAGAAACCCGGATGCAGTGAAGCACTACATCGAGGATCCCCTGGTCCACGACAGAATCTCTGCAAAGCTCGGCATGAGCATATTCAAAAACATGGAGAAGGCCCACAGAGAAGCAGGCAGGATTAGGGTTCCGGTGCTCCTCCTGGTGGGTACTGGCGACATCATAACGCCCCCAGAGGGCTCAAGGAAGCTCTTCGAAAAGCTCACTGTGAAGAATAAAGAGATCAGGGAGTTCAAGGGTGCCTATCACGAGGTATTCGAAGACCCTGAGTGGGGTGAGGAGTTCCACAGGACGATAGTGGAGTGGCTCGTGGGGCATTCGGAGAGGGCCTGA